The following are from one region of the Acidobacteriota bacterium genome:
- a CDS encoding prephenate dehydrogenase/arogenate dehydrogenase family protein translates to MSRTMDAKEAAELASVRGEIEAADRELLTLAARRLELARREGELRRAAGGVGIDFTYERVVLEAARRLGAAVGLGAEVAEDLVARLVRASVTAQEEDSLRQAATGAGDRAVVVGGSGRMGRWMCRFLEAQGFDVAILDPALPAERQRAETWLPTAQLVICAAPPRPAAEIYEAWCSAPPSGVIADLASIKTPLLPALRRLQEAGGRVASFHPMFGPDKALLRDADVLLCETGDGDAEEVIESLFRPTTARLVRVPVEQHDRLMADLLSLAHAAAIAFAVALPAADHPVRSTTFQALEDLAGRVVLESPDVYYEIQALNPHSVRAVEKLQSALDTLLDMVRRGNVEGFRQLMELGRRRTTTVTCHWAGES, encoded by the coding sequence GTGAGTCGAACCATGGATGCGAAAGAAGCGGCGGAGCTGGCGTCGGTGCGCGGCGAGATCGAGGCAGCGGATCGGGAGCTCCTGACCCTCGCCGCCCGCCGCCTGGAGCTGGCGCGCCGAGAAGGTGAGCTGAGGCGGGCGGCGGGAGGTGTGGGCATCGACTTCACCTACGAACGGGTGGTGCTGGAAGCAGCCCGACGTTTGGGGGCGGCGGTGGGCTTGGGAGCGGAAGTGGCGGAGGATCTGGTGGCGCGGCTGGTGCGGGCCTCGGTGACCGCTCAGGAAGAAGACAGTCTGCGCCAGGCCGCCACCGGCGCCGGAGATCGCGCGGTGGTGGTGGGCGGCAGCGGCCGCATGGGCCGCTGGATGTGCCGTTTTCTTGAAGCTCAAGGGTTCGACGTGGCGATCCTCGACCCGGCGCTGCCGGCGGAGCGCCAGCGGGCGGAGACCTGGCTGCCGACGGCCCAGCTGGTGATCTGCGCCGCTCCGCCGCGCCCCGCTGCGGAGATCTACGAGGCCTGGTGCTCGGCGCCGCCTTCCGGCGTCATCGCCGACCTGGCGAGCATCAAGACCCCGCTGCTGCCGGCACTGCGCCGGTTGCAGGAGGCCGGCGGCCGAGTGGCCTCCTTTCATCCCATGTTCGGCCCGGACAAGGCGCTGCTGCGGGATGCCGACGTCCTGCTCTGTGAGACCGGCGATGGGGATGCGGAGGAGGTGATAGAGAGCCTCTTCCGCCCCACCACGGCCCGCTTGGTGCGGGTGCCGGTGGAGCAGCACGACCGGCTGATGGCGGATTTGCTGAGCCTGGCCCACGCCGCTGCCATCGCCTTCGCCGTAGCGCTGCCCGCGGCCGATCACCCGGTGCGCAGCACCACCTTCCAGGCGCTGGAGGACCTGGCCGGCCGGGTGGTCTTGGAGAGCCCCGACGTGTACTACGAAATCCAAGCCCTGAACCCTCATTCGGTGCGCGCCGTGGAGAAGCTCCAGTCGGCCCTGGACACGCTCTTGGACATGGTTCGCCGGGGCAATGTGGAAGGCTTCCGGCAGCTCATGGAGCTGGGACGCCGCCGCACCACCACCGTCACCTGTCATTGGGCTGGTGAGTCGTAG
- a CDS encoding cupin domain-containing protein, with the protein MTTESNGAPPARYFHLDQLPSLPDDPYREFLRVPSLNCGVYRLAAGQPDLQSPHDEDEVYYVVAGRGRFKAGEEDQAVSPGSVLFVRAGIEHRFHSITEDLEILVFFSSAPSR; encoded by the coding sequence ATGACCACCGAATCCAACGGCGCACCGCCGGCCCGCTATTTTCATCTCGACCAGCTGCCGTCCCTCCCGGACGATCCCTATCGCGAGTTCCTGCGGGTCCCCAGCCTCAATTGCGGCGTTTACCGGCTGGCCGCCGGTCAACCGGATCTGCAAAGTCCCCACGATGAAGACGAGGTCTACTACGTGGTGGCCGGCCGGGGGCGGTTCAAGGCCGGAGAGGAAGACCAGGCGGTGAGCCCCGGCAGCGTCCTCTTCGTGCGCGCCGGCATCGAGCACCGCTTCCATTCCATCACCGAGGACCTGGAGATCTTGGTCTTCTTCTCCAGCGCTCCATCCCGCTGA
- a CDS encoding polymer-forming cytoskeletal protein, whose translation MWKKNEPQKPEAPSAAAPPRAQSPRSNPAERRPAPSGSGQQAFIGPSVTIEGKISGDEDLVIQGTVDGDIAFRKNKVTIGSNGRAHADVHGRSIHVEGTVVGNLYGTEEVILHDSGNVEGNITAPRVSLQNGAQFKGSIDMEPKRNAGGGSGSSSGGSGGSSGGSSSKDSSGSSGSKGGSSGSGGSSSSAGRSGQRS comes from the coding sequence GTGTGGAAAAAGAACGAGCCGCAGAAGCCTGAAGCCCCATCCGCCGCCGCCCCGCCCCGTGCCCAATCCCCCCGGTCCAACCCGGCGGAGCGTCGCCCTGCCCCCTCCGGCAGCGGGCAACAGGCCTTCATCGGCCCGTCGGTGACCATCGAGGGCAAGATTTCCGGTGATGAGGACCTGGTGATCCAAGGAACGGTGGACGGCGACATCGCCTTCCGTAAGAACAAGGTCACCATCGGCTCCAACGGCCGCGCCCACGCCGATGTCCACGGCCGCAGCATCCACGTCGAAGGCACGGTGGTGGGCAATCTCTACGGCACCGAGGAGGTGATCCTCCACGACTCCGGCAATGTCGAGGGAAATATCACCGCCCCCCGGGTCAGCCTACAGAACGGAGCGCAGTTCAAGGGCTCCATCGACATGGAACCGAAGCGCAACGCCGGCGGCGGCTCCGGAAGCAGCTCGGGAGGCTCGGGGGGCTCCTCCGGAGGCTCCAGCTCGAAGGACAGCTCCGGCAGCTCCGGCTCGAAGGGTGGATCCAGCGGCTCCGGTGGCTCTTCCTCTTCGGCGGGCCGTAGCGGTCAGCGGTCCTGA
- a CDS encoding class I SAM-dependent methyltransferase, with the protein MARPFRSNRSSGTNGGDDVVRHSLALPFIFEQLRQRPGQGVLDLGPAAGSNLETLAALGCRLHVTDLYRGLAEANAAHGDNDGSFGQVCDELLPPAGGEPYEVILAWDVLDYLGRPELTALMQRLIPLCHSGTQLFCMVSIRRQIPARPLAYRILAPDRLAAIGNQEATRPGPRYHQPDLLRAMPGFEVRKSFLLRHGMQEYLLTYRPEDAHEED; encoded by the coding sequence ATGGCTCGTCCTTTCCGGTCCAACCGCTCTTCCGGCACCAACGGCGGCGACGACGTCGTCCGCCACAGCCTGGCCCTGCCCTTCATCTTCGAGCAGCTCCGGCAGCGACCGGGCCAGGGGGTTCTGGACCTGGGGCCCGCCGCCGGATCCAATCTGGAGACCTTGGCGGCCCTCGGCTGCCGGCTGCACGTGACGGATCTCTACCGTGGCCTGGCGGAGGCCAACGCCGCCCACGGCGACAACGATGGTTCCTTTGGCCAAGTGTGCGACGAGTTGCTGCCCCCCGCTGGCGGAGAGCCGTATGAGGTGATCCTGGCCTGGGATGTCCTGGACTATCTGGGCCGCCCCGAGCTGACAGCCCTGATGCAGCGGCTGATCCCCCTCTGTCACTCGGGAACCCAGCTCTTTTGCATGGTCTCCATTCGGCGTCAGATCCCCGCCCGCCCCCTGGCCTACCGCATCCTGGCGCCGGATCGGCTGGCCGCCATCGGCAACCAAGAGGCCACTCGCCCCGGCCCCCGCTACCACCAACCGGACCTACTACGGGCGATGCCGGGGTTCGAGGTGCGCAAGAGCTTCCTACTGCGCCACGGCATGCAGGAGTATTTGCTCACCTATCGCCCGGAGGATGCTCACGAAGAGGATTGA
- a CDS encoding M12 family metallo-peptidase, protein MKFWTLLLGAVLVLSTAPSAGAATVLSADSQDLETLARAIPTGETLELQNVPELGSSDRLILTRFEAFAPDAVLVSRDGQGTENFHPVPKNAYFQGRVDGDPGSRVVLSVLESGGMRGLVESQGRWWILAGGERAGGPVSGLAVREIDTATEMAAQAADFACATDELLPPPGAELAPTEGTAPAPPAATEGTPPTFTARAAFETDWEYLQLFGGDISDAIDYAGDLVAYASVVYSDEVDTSMLLQHLSLWTSPSDPWGQTSTTCNLFDFGRYWNDNRSEVDRTFAHFLSGRNLGGGIAWVGVLCSGAFNYNHGGACPSLSPNSDNYGGDYGFSAGLGGNFNLAIPTSVWDIVVTTHEIGHNFNSPHSHCYEGVGGSPSAVDQCYSGQCGQSGCYCGGTSLPGSGPGTGTIMSYCHLLGGGLGNISLTLGDGHPFGTAPERIPDRMNSHVVSRAGSFPGCLTYRDDLIFEDSFESGTSNWSENDPGGNLTTSGAAGIAPGSANGMAVSAASDDQTNAWVVDETPSDEPRYRVRFWYDPNSITMVDNKRHKIGFLFGTDPSQRRLLTFVVRKVPGGEYSILVKAHNDDDSWSKTAWTDLSDAPHMIEVEWRKATATGTNDGTLRFWLDGSLVETVSGIDNDGWLGEFFRLGNVGGLDVGTDGTQYFDGFVSNRMSYIGN, encoded by the coding sequence ATGAAGTTCTGGACTCTCTTGCTCGGTGCCGTTCTCGTCTTGAGCACCGCCCCATCCGCGGGCGCTGCCACGGTATTGAGCGCCGATTCTCAAGACTTGGAGACCCTGGCCCGAGCCATCCCCACCGGGGAGACCCTCGAGCTACAGAACGTCCCGGAGCTCGGCAGCTCCGACCGTCTGATTCTGACTCGCTTCGAAGCCTTCGCCCCGGACGCGGTGTTGGTTTCCCGCGATGGCCAGGGGACCGAAAATTTCCACCCGGTGCCAAAAAATGCCTATTTTCAAGGCCGGGTAGACGGTGATCCGGGATCTCGGGTAGTGCTCTCGGTGCTCGAGAGCGGCGGCATGCGCGGCTTGGTGGAGAGCCAGGGACGCTGGTGGATCCTCGCCGGCGGTGAGCGCGCCGGTGGCCCGGTGAGCGGCCTGGCGGTGCGGGAGATCGACACCGCCACCGAGATGGCGGCCCAGGCGGCGGACTTCGCCTGCGCCACCGATGAGCTTCTGCCGCCCCCCGGCGCCGAATTGGCACCGACGGAGGGGACCGCACCGGCGCCTCCCGCCGCTACCGAAGGAACACCCCCGACCTTCACCGCCCGCGCCGCCTTCGAGACCGATTGGGAGTATCTCCAGCTCTTCGGCGGCGACATCAGCGACGCCATCGACTATGCCGGTGACCTGGTGGCCTACGCCTCGGTGGTCTACAGCGACGAGGTGGACACTTCCATGCTGCTCCAGCACCTCTCCCTCTGGACCTCGCCGTCGGATCCCTGGGGTCAGACCTCCACGACCTGCAACCTCTTCGACTTCGGCCGCTATTGGAACGACAACCGCAGCGAGGTCGACCGCACCTTCGCCCACTTCCTCAGCGGCCGCAACCTGGGCGGCGGCATCGCCTGGGTCGGCGTCCTGTGCAGCGGCGCCTTCAACTACAACCACGGCGGCGCTTGCCCCAGCCTCTCCCCCAATAGCGACAACTACGGCGGCGACTATGGCTTCAGCGCCGGTCTCGGCGGCAATTTCAATCTCGCCATTCCGACCTCGGTGTGGGACATCGTGGTCACCACCCACGAGATCGGCCACAACTTCAACTCGCCCCACAGCCACTGCTACGAGGGCGTCGGCGGCAGCCCCAGCGCGGTGGATCAATGCTACTCCGGCCAATGCGGCCAGAGCGGCTGCTACTGCGGCGGCACGTCGCTGCCCGGCAGCGGTCCAGGCACCGGCACCATCATGAGTTATTGCCACCTGCTGGGCGGCGGATTGGGCAATATCAGCCTGACCCTGGGCGATGGTCATCCCTTCGGCACCGCCCCGGAACGCATTCCCGACCGCATGAACTCCCACGTGGTCTCTCGCGCCGGATCCTTCCCCGGCTGCCTGACCTATCGAGACGACCTGATCTTCGAGGATTCCTTCGAGTCCGGTACCAGCAATTGGAGCGAAAACGACCCCGGCGGCAATCTCACCACCAGCGGCGCCGCCGGCATCGCGCCGGGCTCGGCCAACGGCATGGCGGTGAGCGCCGCCAGCGACGATCAGACCAACGCCTGGGTGGTGGACGAGACCCCCAGCGACGAGCCGCGCTACCGCGTACGCTTCTGGTACGACCCCAACTCCATCACCATGGTGGACAACAAGCGGCACAAGATCGGCTTCCTCTTCGGCACCGATCCCAGCCAACGGCGACTTCTCACCTTCGTGGTGCGCAAGGTGCCGGGGGGTGAGTACTCGATCCTGGTCAAGGCCCACAACGACGACGACAGCTGGTCCAAGACCGCCTGGACGGACCTCAGCGACGCGCCCCACATGATCGAAGTGGAATGGCGCAAGGCCACCGCGACGGGCACCAACGACGGAACCCTTCGCTTCTGGCTCGACGGCAGCCTGGTGGAGACCGTCAGCGGCATCGACAACGATGGCTGGCTCGGCGAGTTCTTCCGTCTGGGCAATGTCGGCGGCCTGGACGTGGGCACCGACGGAACCCAATACTTCGACGGCTTCGTTTCCAACCGCATGTCCTACATCGGC